From a single Larus michahellis chromosome 18, bLarMic1.1, whole genome shotgun sequence genomic region:
- the LOC141732736 gene encoding olfactory receptor 6B1-like yields MKNQTAINEFILLGFSYGLQVQTLLYLVFLVTYMVTITENAIIIFVVKRNRHLQKPMYYFLGNLSFLEVWYISVTLPRLLFGFWSQSMTISFSGCMTQLYFFISLMCTECVLLAVMAYDRYLAVCHPLHYPTIMTHKLCFQLSILSWAGGFSISLVKVSFISRLTFCGPQIINHFFCDISPVLNLSCTDMSLAETVDFVLALVILLIPLLIIVFSYCCILSTILCMPSSQGRRKAFSTCTSHFTVVIIFFSATLFMYARPRRIHPFNLNKIVSIFYAVFTPALNPLIYCLRNKEVKEILRKTIGTSCSAHQ; encoded by the coding sequence ATGAAGAACCAAACTGCTATCAATGAGTTCATTCTTCTGGGATTTTCCTATGGGCTTCAGGTCCAAACCTTACTTTACCTGGTCTTTCTGGTCACCTACATGGTAACAATCACTGAGAATGCAATCATCATCTTTGTGGTGAAAAGGAATCGTCACCTCCAAAAGCCCATGTATTATTTCCTGGGGAACTTGTCCTTCCTAGAGGTTTGGTACATCTCAGTTACATTGCCTAGGCTTTTGTTTGGGTTCTGGTCACAGAGCATGACCATCTCCTTCTCCGGTTGCATGACTCAGTTATACTTCTTTATCTCCCTTATGTGCACTGAATGTGTCCTCTTGGCTGtaatggcctatgaccgctacttGGCCGTCTGCCATCCCCTGCACTATCCAACCATCATGACCCACAAGTTGTGCTTTCAGCTGTCGATTCTGTCATGGGCAGGAGGCTTTTCCATTTCCTTGGTCAAGGTGTCTTTTATTTCACGCCTCACATTTTGTGGTCCACAAATCATAAACCACTTCTTTTGTGACATCTCTCCAGTCCTGAACCTTTCTTGCACTGACATGTCCCTTGCAGAAACAGTGGACTTTGTATTAGCCTTGGTGATCCTGCTCATACCTCTCTTAATCATTGTTTTCTCTTACTGCTGTATCTTGTCAACTATCTTGTGTATGCCTTCAtcccagggaaggagaaaagcctTTTCCACTTGTACATCCCATTTCACTGTAGTCATTATCTTTTTCTCAGCCACTCTCTTCATGTATGCCAGGCCCAGGAGGATCCATCCATTCAACCTCAACAAAATAGTGTCTATCTTTTATGCTGTATTCACTCCAGCACTGAACCCTCTAATCTATTGTCTGAGGAACAAGGAGGTGAAAGAGATTCTGAGAAAGACCATAGGCACAAGCTGCTCTGCACACCAGTAA